A window of the Lactuca sativa cultivar Salinas chromosome 7, Lsat_Salinas_v11, whole genome shotgun sequence genome harbors these coding sequences:
- the LOC111881667 gene encoding uncharacterized protein LOC111881667, with protein MNCLSLNIRGVGDAEKVKWVRRLKEKHKVSFIGLQETQILDYSRIDVNGCWDSNEFDFEGVGSNEGNLNLVNVYGPQSRSEKKKLWEDLTRIRDEKQGYWIVFGDFNVVRYPSERCHSRFCPSSAYAFNKFIQDADLKEFNMGGEKFTSMSRSDAKLSKLDRFLVCSGYLNSFPLSAVTAHPRELSDHSPITLQSVVADFGPIPFKLFNSWILKEGFDKLVIDTWSRFVGYGTPDAYLAAKLKFLKNVIRKWRKEACKRESKELDDLISMGKNFEKQAEIRPLTALEIGKWNEGIKKIE; from the exons ATGAATTGTCTATCTCTAAATATAAGAGGAGTGGGCGATGCAGAGAAAGTAAAATGGGTGAGAAGGCTGAAAGAGAAACACAAAGTATCTTTTATTGGACTACAGGAGACCCAAATTTTAGATTACTCTCGTATTGATGTAAATGGGTGTTGGGACTCAAATGAATTCGATTTTGAAGGTGTCGGCTCTAACG AGGGCAATTTGAATTTGGTCAATGTATACGGGCCGCAGTCGAGGTCTGAGAAAAAGAAGCTGTGGGAGGATCTAACAAGGATAAGGGATGAAAAGCAAGGGTATTGGATTGTGTTTGGAGACTTTAATGTGGTTAGATATCCCAGCGAAAGGTGTCATTCAAGGTTTTGCCCATCCAGCGCTTACGCCTTCAACAAGTTCATTCAAGATGCTGATCTAAAGGAGTTTAATATGGGTGGGGAAAAATTTACTTCTATGAGTCGTAGTGACGCCAAATTAAGTAAGTTGGACAGATTTTTGGTCTGCTCGGGTTACCTCAACTCCTTTCCTCTTAGTGCGGTGACTGCCCATCCCCGTGAACTATCGGATCACAGCCCCATCACCTTACAATCGGTTGTTGCAGACTTTGGGCCTATTCCGTTCAAGTTGTTTAACTCCTGGATTCTCAAAGAGGGCTTTGATAAGTTGGTAATTGATACTTGGAGCCGATTTGTGGGATACGGCACCCCTGATGCTTATTTGGCAGCTAAACTGAAATTCCTGAAGAATGTGATTAGAAAGTGGAGGAAGGAAGCGTGCAAGAGAGAGTCAAAAGAGTTAGATGACTTGATAAGTATGGGTAAGAACTTTGAGAAGCAGGCAGAAATCAGACCCCTAACAGCTTTGGAGATTGGTAAGTGGAATGAAGGCATTAAAAAGATTGAATAG